The following proteins come from a genomic window of Pseudomonas cichorii:
- the glsB gene encoding glutaminase B, which produces MQNLLNEILDEVRPLLGQGKVANYIPALGEVRPDQLGIAVYSNSGEVFHAGDAATPFSIQSISKVFSLVQAIGHSGEDIWKRLGHEPSGQPFNSLVQLEFERGRPRNPFINAGALVICDINQARFAAPALSMRDFVRRLCGNPTIISDAKVAESEYQHRSRNAAAAYLMKSFDNFNGDVEDVLRSYFHHCALSMNCIDLARAFGFLANQGFCTHSGEQILTARQATQLNSIMATSGLYDEAGNFAYRVGLPGKSGVGGGIVAVVPGRFSVCVWSPELNAAGNSLVGMAALEKLSARIEWSVF; this is translated from the coding sequence ATGCAAAACCTGCTGAACGAAATTCTTGATGAAGTCAGGCCCTTGCTCGGCCAGGGCAAGGTCGCCAATTACATTCCTGCGCTGGGTGAAGTTCGCCCTGATCAATTGGGTATTGCGGTCTATAGCAACAGCGGCGAGGTGTTCCATGCCGGCGATGCTGCCACGCCGTTTTCGATCCAGAGTATCTCCAAAGTCTTCAGCCTGGTTCAGGCCATCGGACATTCCGGCGAGGACATCTGGAAGCGTCTGGGGCATGAGCCTTCAGGTCAGCCTTTCAACTCGCTGGTCCAGCTGGAGTTCGAGCGGGGCAGGCCGCGCAACCCTTTCATCAACGCCGGGGCGCTGGTGATCTGTGATATCAATCAGGCGCGTTTCGCAGCTCCCGCGCTGTCCATGCGCGACTTCGTGCGACGTCTGTGCGGCAACCCGACCATCATTTCCGATGCCAAGGTCGCGGAGTCCGAATATCAGCACCGTTCCCGCAATGCTGCTGCGGCCTATCTGATGAAGTCCTTCGATAACTTCAATGGCGACGTCGAAGACGTGCTGCGCAGTTATTTCCATCATTGCGCTCTGAGCATGAACTGCATCGATCTGGCGCGGGCCTTCGGTTTTCTGGCCAATCAGGGCTTCTGCACCCACAGCGGCGAGCAGATCCTGACGGCACGCCAGGCCACGCAACTGAACTCGATCATGGCCACCAGCGGTCTTTACGACGAAGCCGGTAACTTTGCCTATCGGGTCGGCCTGCCGGGCAAGAGCGGCGTGGGCGGTGGTATTGTTGCCGTGGTGCCGGGACGGTTTTCTGTTTGTGTCTGGTCCCCGGAATTGAACGCGGCGGGCAATTCGCTGGTCGGTATGGCAGCGCTGGAAAAACTGAGTGCGAGGATTGAGTGGTCTGTGTTCTAG
- a CDS encoding class II aldolase/adducin family protein — protein sequence MSNVSALPVQQGTPGPEKSGSVRDRVSPEEWEVRVKLAAAYRLAALKRWTDHIYTHFSARVPGPDEHFLINAFGLLFDEITASNLVKVDLDGTIVDDPTGLGINYAGYVIHSAIHGARPDLQAVLHTHTRDGIAVSAQKDGLLLISQHSLGFSGRVAYHGYEGVALNLDERERLVADLGDKSVMILRNHGLLTAGVSVEHAFQQLQSLEYACNIQIAAQAAGNAELVFPPAEVIATVENQVKAFKDGDEPYVSRHWNALIRQLERTDTEYKT from the coding sequence ATGAGCAACGTCAGCGCTTTACCAGTCCAGCAAGGGACTCCAGGCCCGGAAAAATCAGGCAGCGTCCGGGATCGGGTTTCGCCTGAGGAGTGGGAAGTGCGGGTCAAGCTGGCGGCGGCTTATCGTCTGGCGGCACTCAAGCGCTGGACCGATCACATCTACACCCATTTCTCCGCACGGGTTCCTGGCCCGGACGAGCATTTCCTGATCAACGCCTTTGGCCTGTTGTTCGATGAAATTACCGCATCGAACCTGGTCAAGGTCGATCTCGACGGCACCATCGTCGATGACCCGACGGGGCTTGGCATCAACTACGCCGGTTACGTGATTCATAGCGCGATCCATGGCGCACGTCCCGATCTTCAGGCGGTACTGCATACCCATACCCGCGACGGCATTGCGGTTTCTGCCCAGAAGGATGGCTTGCTGCTTATTTCCCAGCATTCTCTGGGGTTCTCGGGGCGAGTGGCCTATCACGGTTATGAAGGGGTGGCACTGAACCTGGACGAGCGTGAGCGGCTGGTGGCGGATCTGGGCGACAAGAGCGTGATGATCCTGCGCAACCATGGCTTGCTGACTGCCGGGGTGAGTGTCGAGCATGCGTTCCAGCAACTGCAATCGCTGGAGTACGCCTGCAATATCCAGATCGCCGCTCAGGCTGCTGGCAATGCGGAGCTGGTTTTCCCGCCTGCAGAAGTGATCGCCACTGTGGAAAATCAGGTCAAGGCCTTCAAGGATGGTGACGAGCCCTATGTGTCCAGGCACTGGAATGCACTGATCCGTCAACTTGAACGCACCGATACCGAATACAAGACCTGA
- a CDS encoding DUF1615 domain-containing protein, producing MMSFALALAGCSSQRVQEPELSPDQARAQIVRLMPPKTPDRQEWAGDIYAAFVAQRIDLTTENLCSVLAVTEQESTYQVDPTVPGMAKIARAEIDRRASRLHIPAALVNAALRIRSPSGKTYGARLDAARTEKELSAIFDDFIGMVPLGQTLFGNFNPVRTGGPMQVSIAFAEKQAANYPYAVDGSIRREVFTRRGGMYFGIAHLLGYPASYTQSIYRFADFNAGWYASRNAAFQNAVSRATGIELALDGDLIRYDSTSPGSTELAVRTLGARLDMSNSAIWNQLKQGDTFEFEETRLYTRVFELAQKTQGKPLPRAVLPGIVLKSPKITRKLTTAWFAERVDERRERCMQRSSAGV from the coding sequence ATGATGAGCTTTGCATTGGCGCTTGCCGGATGCAGCAGCCAGCGGGTTCAAGAGCCGGAGTTGAGCCCCGATCAGGCGCGGGCGCAGATCGTGCGCCTGATGCCGCCCAAGACTCCGGATCGTCAGGAATGGGCAGGCGATATCTATGCCGCGTTCGTGGCGCAGAGAATCGATCTGACCACCGAGAACCTGTGTTCCGTGCTGGCGGTGACCGAACAGGAATCCACTTATCAGGTTGATCCGACAGTGCCGGGAATGGCGAAGATTGCCCGTGCCGAGATCGACCGGCGTGCCTCGCGGCTGCATATTCCGGCGGCGCTGGTCAACGCAGCCCTGCGGATCCGTTCGCCCAGTGGTAAAACGTATGGCGCTCGGCTGGATGCGGCTCGTACCGAGAAGGAACTGAGCGCCATTTTCGATGACTTCATCGGCATGGTGCCGCTTGGGCAGACGCTGTTCGGCAATTTCAATCCGGTGCGCACGGGCGGGCCGATGCAGGTCAGCATTGCCTTTGCCGAAAAGCAGGCGGCCAATTATCCCTATGCGGTCGATGGTTCCATTCGCCGGGAAGTCTTCACCCGTCGCGGCGGCATGTACTTCGGTATTGCCCATCTGCTGGGTTACCCGGCCAGCTACACGCAGTCGATCTACCGTTTCGCGGATTTCAATGCCGGCTGGTACGCCAGTCGCAATGCCGCTTTCCAGAATGCGGTCAGCCGTGCCACGGGGATCGAGCTGGCGCTGGATGGCGACCTGATTCGCTATGATTCGACGTCGCCGGGGTCGACGGAACTTGCAGTTCGCACCTTGGGCGCTCGTCTGGACATGAGCAATTCGGCCATCTGGAACCAGCTCAAGCAGGGTGACACGTTCGAGTTCGAGGAAACCCGGCTTTACACCCGTGTCTTCGAGCTGGCCCAGAAGACTCAGGGCAAACCGCTGCCCCGTGCCGTACTGCCCGGCATTGTCCTGAAAAGCCCGAAGATTACCCGCAAGCTGACAACGGCCTGGTTTGCCGAGCGCGTCGATGAGCGACGCGAGCGCTGCATGCAGCGCTCTTCGGCAGGCGTTTGA
- a CDS encoding DUF1810 domain-containing protein, giving the protein MHDAYDLQRFVEAQEPVFRQALAELEAGRKRSHWMWFVFPQIKGLGRSAMAQRYAISGLDEARAYLRHPLLGPRLELCAKTIAPQIQRSARQIFGSPDDLKLHSSMTLFAAAAPEHPLFKEVLDTFFDGEPDAMTIEKLQAFP; this is encoded by the coding sequence ATGCACGATGCTTACGACCTGCAACGCTTCGTCGAGGCTCAGGAGCCGGTTTTCCGGCAAGCACTGGCCGAACTCGAAGCCGGCAGAAAGCGCAGTCACTGGATGTGGTTTGTATTTCCGCAGATCAAGGGCCTGGGACGCAGCGCCATGGCGCAGCGCTATGCCATCAGCGGCCTCGATGAAGCCCGGGCCTATTTGCGGCACCCGCTGCTGGGGCCGCGCCTGGAGCTGTGCGCAAAAACCATCGCGCCTCAGATCCAGCGTTCGGCTCGACAGATTTTCGGCTCCCCGGATGACCTCAAGCTGCATTCAAGCATGACCCTGTTTGCAGCCGCGGCACCGGAACACCCCTTGTTCAAGGAAGTGCTGGACACCTTCTTCGATGGTGAACCGGACGCCATGACCATTGAGAAACTGCAAGCCTTTCCCTGA
- the gorA gene encoding glutathione-disulfide reductase codes for MAYDFDLFVIGAGSGGVRAARFAAGFGARVAVAESRYLGGTCVNVGCVPKKLLVYGAHYSEDFEQAKGFGWSLGEAQFDWATLIANKDREINRLNGIYRNLLVNSGVTLLEGHARITGPQRVEINGQSYSAERILIATGGWPQVPDVPGREHAITSNEAFYLKELPKRVTVVGGGYIAVEFASIFNGLGADTTLLYRGDLFLRGFDSGVRTHLHEELVKRHMNVRFNSDIERIEKQADGSLLLSLKDGSSLETDCVFYATGRRPMLDNLGLESVNIKLDERGYIEVDEHYQSSEPSILAIGDVIGGVQLTPVALAEGMAVARRLFKPEQYRPVDYNHIPTAVFSLPNIGTVGLTEEDAIKAGHEVQIFESRFRPMKLTLTDVQEKTFMKLVVDARTDRVLGCHMVGPDAGEIVQSLAIALKAGATKQIFDDTIGVHPTAAEEFVTMRTPVAR; via the coding sequence ATGGCTTACGACTTCGATCTTTTTGTAATTGGTGCCGGTTCCGGCGGTGTCAGGGCGGCGCGTTTTGCTGCCGGTTTCGGTGCGCGAGTGGCCGTAGCCGAAAGTCGCTATCTGGGTGGCACATGCGTCAACGTGGGCTGTGTGCCCAAGAAGCTTCTGGTGTACGGCGCGCATTACTCCGAAGATTTCGAGCAGGCCAAAGGTTTTGGCTGGTCGCTGGGCGAGGCACAATTCGACTGGGCCACGCTGATCGCCAACAAGGACCGCGAAATCAACCGCCTCAACGGCATCTATCGCAATCTGCTGGTCAACAGCGGCGTCACGCTGCTGGAAGGCCATGCCCGGATCACCGGGCCGCAGCGTGTTGAGATAAACGGCCAGAGCTACAGTGCCGAACGCATTCTGATTGCGACCGGTGGCTGGCCACAGGTGCCTGACGTGCCGGGTCGCGAGCATGCCATTACCTCCAATGAAGCCTTCTACCTCAAGGAATTGCCAAAGCGCGTGACAGTGGTCGGCGGAGGCTACATTGCTGTCGAGTTCGCTTCGATCTTCAACGGTCTGGGGGCCGACACCACGCTGCTCTATCGCGGCGATCTGTTCCTGCGTGGCTTCGATAGTGGTGTGCGTACCCACCTGCATGAAGAACTGGTGAAGCGACACATGAATGTGCGTTTCAACAGCGATATCGAGCGTATCGAAAAACAGGCCGATGGCAGCCTGTTGCTGTCCCTCAAGGATGGCAGCAGCCTGGAGACAGACTGTGTGTTCTACGCCACGGGTCGTCGCCCGATGCTCGATAACCTCGGTCTGGAAAGCGTCAACATCAAGCTGGACGAGCGCGGCTACATTGAAGTCGACGAGCATTATCAGAGCAGCGAGCCTTCGATCCTGGCCATTGGCGATGTAATCGGTGGCGTGCAACTGACGCCGGTGGCGCTGGCCGAAGGCATGGCCGTGGCCCGCCGCCTGTTCAAGCCTGAGCAGTATCGCCCGGTGGACTATAACCATATTCCGACGGCGGTCTTCAGCCTGCCGAACATTGGTACTGTCGGCCTGACCGAAGAGGACGCCATCAAGGCCGGGCATGAGGTGCAGATTTTCGAGAGCCGCTTCCGCCCCATGAAACTGACCCTGACCGACGTTCAGGAGAAGACCTTCATGAAACTGGTGGTTGACGCCCGGACCGACCGCGTACTGGGTTGCCACATGGTCGGCCCGGATGCCGGCGAGATCGTCCAGAGCCTGGCAATCGCCCTGAAGGCCGGCGCGACCAAACAGATATTCGACGACACCATCGGCGTACACCCGACTGCAGCGGAAGAGTTTGTGACGATGAGGACGCCGGTGGCGCGCTGA